One Brassica oleracea var. oleracea cultivar TO1000 chromosome C7, BOL, whole genome shotgun sequence genomic window carries:
- the LOC106303792 gene encoding dynein light chain 1, cytoplasmic-like, giving the protein MRERERNMEGVEMELERRSKFLNSLIQQKKKAKEQQDLKEEFNVRVRASDMPLPVQNRAFSLSREILNATPGKADNKRLALALKKDFDSAYGPAWHCIVGTSFGSYVTHSIGGFIYFQIDKVYVLLFKTAVEPLDHQ; this is encoded by the exons ATGCGAGAGAGAGAGAGAAACATGGAAGGAGTTGAGATGGAACTAGAGAGAAGAAGCAAGTTCTTGAACAGTTTGATACAGCAGAAGAAGAAGGCTAAAGAGCAGCAGGACCTGAAAGAAGAGTTCAATGTTCGTGTTAGAGCTTCCGATATGCCTCTGCCTGTGCAGAACAGGGCCTTCAGTTTGTCCCGTGAGATATTGAATGCCACGCCTGGTAAAGCCGACAACAAAAGACTCGCTCTTGCCCTTAAAAAG GACTTCGATTCAGCATATGGCCCTGCGTGGCACTGCATTGTTGGGACCAGCTTTGGCTCATACGTAACTCATTCCATTGGAGGGTTCATATATTTCCAGATCGACAAAGTGTATGTTCTCCTATTCAAGACTGCTGTGGAACCCTTAGATCACCAATGA
- the LOC106303928 gene encoding 21 kDa protein-like, whose translation MSQEYNTHRTEETMKKPSLHPSLIFFFFLATLLPLILTVHSQPSSLPSNDSDFIRMSCNTTLYPDLCISSLSNFSSSVHNDSALLARAAISVTLSEALELGSYLSNVTALLKSQEENGGHPTAAAVFHDCFENLKDAVDEMRGSMKQMRDLVSTGSLESFRFQMSNVQTWLSAALTDEETCTDGFKDVKDEPRKDEVCARVDDVKKLTSNALALVNRCVDKAMH comes from the coding sequence ATGTCACAAGAATACAACACACATAGAACAGAAGAAACCATGAAGAAACCTTCCCTTCATCCATCACTTATCTTCTTCTTCTTCTTAGCAACCCTCCTCCCACTAATCCTGACCGTCCACTCCCAACCATCTTCATTACCATCAAACGACTCAGATTTCATCCGTATGAGCTGCAACACAACCTTATACCCTGACCTCTGCATCTCCTCTCTCTCAAACTTCTCAAGCTCCGTCCACAACGACTCAGCTCTCTTAGCACGAGCCGCAATCTCCGTCACTCTCTCCGAGGCTCTCGAGTTAGGCTCATACCTCTCCAACGTCACCGCTCTCCTCAAGAGCCAGGAGGAAAATGGGGGCCACCCAACCGCAGCCGCCGTTTTCCATGACTGCTTCGAGAATCTCAAAGACGCGGTCGATGAAATGAGAGGCTCCATGAAACAGATGAGGGACTTGGTCTCCACTGGCTCGCTTGAGTCGTTCAGGTTCCAGATGAGTAACGTGCAGACTTGGCTTAGTGCGGCTTTAACCGATGAAGAGACTTGTACAGATGGGTTTAAAGACGTTAAAGATGAGCCGAGGAAAGATGAGGTGTGCGCTCGGGTCGATGATGTCAAGAAGTTGACTAGTAATGCGTTGGCTCTAGTTAACCGATGCGTTGATAAGGCGATGCATTGA